The following are encoded in a window of Drosophila simulans strain w501 chromosome 3L, Prin_Dsim_3.1, whole genome shotgun sequence genomic DNA:
- the LOC6736193 gene encoding 3-phosphoinositide-dependent protein kinase 1 isoform X2, whose amino-acid sequence MNLIQINGTQQQLPLPGSGASGIAAAAVISVASDCGSNCSSNGTEHQQHFNIATTTATSATAATMPAMAKEKASATVSLGESNFRDINLKDLAVVVEAASRLHHQQNVCGCGAVSATENNNNSRYGSSKYLTNGHTSPLAAAVASNSSSVATTPHCRMLHNCSLQQYQNDIRQQTEILDMLRQQHQQGYQTQQQQQQPQQQQQQPQQQEQPQQQQQLQNPAPRRSPNDFIFGRYIGEGSYSVVYLAVDIHSRREYAIKVCEKRLILRERKQDYIKREREVMHQMTNVPGFVNLSCTFQDQRSLYFVMTYARKGDMLPYINRVGSFDVACTRHYAAELLLACEHMHRRNVVHRDLKPENILLDEDMHTLIADFGSAKVMTAHERALATEHCSEQRRSHSDEDDEDSDRPDNEDEDLYDRDSEELDDGDDEQQQEEMDSPRHRQRRYNRHRKASFVGTAQYVSPEVLQNGPITPAADLWALGCIVYQMIAGLPPFRGSNDYVIFKEILDCAVDFPQGFDKDAEDLVRKLLRVDPRDRLGAQDEFGYYETIRAHPFFAGIDWQTLRQQTPPPIYPYLPGVSQDEDFRSSYTVPGDLEPGLDERQISRLLSAEYGVGSSVAMPVKRSTAKNSFDLNDAEKLQRLEQQKTDKWHVFADGEVILKKGFVNKRKGLFARKRMLLLTTGPRLIYIDPVQMIKKGEIPWSPDLRAEYKNFKIFFVHTPNRTYYLDDPEGYAIHWSEAIESMRKLTYGDPSSTSAVSCSSGSSNSLAVISNSFAASSSNSPTVRRSSPVNAPQASTASDNRTLGSTRTGTSPSKKTASK is encoded by the exons ATGAACCTAATTCAG ATTAACGGtacacagcagcagctcccATTGCCAGGCAGCGGCGCCAGCGGAATAGCAGCGGCAGCCGTAATCTCGGTAGCATCGGATTGCGGCAGTAACTGCAGCAGTAACGGCACCGAGCATCAGCAGCACTTCAACATTGCTACCACCACAGCAACTTCGgcgacagcggcaacaatgcCGGCTATGGCCAAGGAAAAAGCATCAGCAACAGTGTCCTTGGGCGAGTCGAATTTCAGAGATATCAACCTAAAAGACTTGGCCGTGGTCGTCGAAGCGGCGTCGCGGCTGCACCACCAGCAAAACGTATGCGGCTGCGGAGCGGTATCGGCcactgaaaacaacaacaacagtcgCTACGGCAGCAGCAAGTATCTGACAAACG GCCATACGTCGCCTTTGGCGGCAGCGGTTGCTAGCAACAGTTCGTCGGTGGCCACGACACCGCATTGCAGAATGTTGCACAACTGCAGTCTGCAGCAGTACCAGAATGACATAAGACAGCAGACGGAGATATTGGACATGttgcggcagcagcatcagcagggCTACCAgacgcagcaacagcaacaacagccgcagcagcagcaacaacaaccgcagcagcaggagcaaccgcagcagcagcaacagctacaGAATCCTGCGCCCAGGAGGTCTCCGAATGATTTCATTTTCGGTCGTTACATAGGCGAGGGCAGCTATAGCGTAGTTTATCTGGCCGTGGACATACACTCTCGCCGCGAGTATGCAA TTAAAGTATGCGAGAAGCGGCTGATACTGCGCGAACGAAAGCAGGACTACATCAAGCGTGAACGCGAGGTGATGCACCAGATGACCAACGTTCCCGGCTTCGTAAACCTATCGTGCACCTTCCAGGACCAACGTTCCCTTTACTTTGTGATGACGTACGCACGAAAGGGAGACATGTTGCCATACATCAACCGCGTGGGCAGCTTCGACGTGGCCTGCACGCGCCACTACGCCGCCGAGCTTCTGCTGGCCTGTGAGCACATGCACCGCCGCAATGTAGTGCACCGCGACCTCAAGCCCGAGAACATTCTGCTCGACGAGGACATGCACACGCTGATCGCCGACTTCGGGTCCGCCAAGGTGATGACGGCTCACGAAAGGGCTCTGGCCACGGAGCACTGTTCGGAGCAACGGCGCAGCCACTCCGATGAAGACGACGAAGACAGCGACCGCCCGGACAACGAAGACGAAGACTTATACGATCGCGACTCAGAGGAGTTGGACGACGGCGACGacgaacagcagcaggaagAAATGGACTCCCCGCGCCATCGTCAAAGGCGTTACAACCGTCACCGAAAGGCAAGCTTTGTGGGCACTGCCCAATACGTTTCACCGGAAGTGCTCCAAAACGGACCTATAACTCCGGCGGCGGACCTGTGGGCACTGGGATGTATAGTTTACCAGATGATCGCCGGCTTACCGCCATTCCGTGGCAGCAACGATTATGTCATTTTTAAAGAGATCCTTGACTGCGCCGTGGACTTCCCGCAAGGCTTTGATAAGGACGCCGAGGACCTGGTGCGTAAGCTGCTCCGTGTCGATCCGCGAGACCGCCTGGGTGCTCAGGACGAGTTTGGATATTACGAAACCATTCGGGCGCACCCGTTCTTCGCCGGCATCGACTGGCAGACGCTTCGTCAACAAACCCCTCCCCCTATCTACCCCTACTTACCGGGCGTAAGTCAGGATGAGGACTTCAGGTCCAGCTATACTGTGCCCGGGGACTTGGAGCCTGGCCTTGACGAACGGCAGATATCGCGACTGCTTAGTGCAGAATACGGCGTTGGCAGCAGCGTGGCCATGCCCGTCAAGCGATCGACCGCAAAGA ACTCTTTCGACCTGAACGATGCCGAGAAGCTGCAGCGTCTCGAGCAACAAAAGACTGACAAGTGGCACGTTTTTGCTGACGGCGAAGTGATCCTCAAGAAGGGGTTTGTCAACAAGCGCAAGGGTCTGTTTGCCCGCAAGCGAATGCTCCTGCTGACCACGGGACCGAGACTCATCTATATCGATCCCGTGCAAATGATAAAAAAAGGCGAAATTCCGTGGAGCCCAGATCTGCGAGCGGAGTACAAAaacttcaaaatattttttgtccATACG CCAAATCGAACCTATTACCTGGATGATCCCGAAGGCTATGCTATCCACTGGTCGGAAGCCATTGAGAGCATGCGCAAGTTGACCTACGGAGATCCCTCCTCCACGTCTGCAGTGTCTTGctccagcggcagcagtaATAGCCTGGCTGTCATCTCAAATTCATTCGCCGCCTCCTCAAGCAATTCGCCCACGGTGAGACGCAGTTCACCAGTAAACGCTCCTCAAGCTTCGACGGCGTCCGACAACCGGACGTTGGGTAGCACCAGAACGGGGACGTCACCGAGCAAGAAGACGGCGTCCAAGTAA
- the LOC6736193 gene encoding 3-phosphoinositide-dependent protein kinase 1 isoform X3: MPAMAKEKASATVSLGESNFRDINLKDLAVVVEAASRLHHQQNVCGCGAVSATENNNNSRYGSSKYLTNGHTSPLAAAVASNSSSVATTPHCRMLHNCSLQQYQNDIRQQTEILDMLRQQHQQGYQTQQQQQQPQQQQQQPQQQEQPQQQQQLQNPAPRRSPNDFIFGRYIGEGSYSVVYLAVDIHSRREYAIKVCEKRLILRERKQDYIKREREVMHQMTNVPGFVNLSCTFQDQRSLYFVMTYARKGDMLPYINRVGSFDVACTRHYAAELLLACEHMHRRNVVHRDLKPENILLDEDMHTLIADFGSAKVMTAHERALATEHCSEQRRSHSDEDDEDSDRPDNEDEDLYDRDSEELDDGDDEQQQEEMDSPRHRQRRYNRHRKASFVGTAQYVSPEVLQNGPITPAADLWALGCIVYQMIAGLPPFRGSNDYVIFKEILDCAVDFPQGFDKDAEDLVRKLLRVDPRDRLGAQDEFGYYETIRAHPFFAGIDWQTLRQQTPPPIYPYLPGVSQDEDFRSSYTVPGDLEPGLDERQISRLLSAEYGVGSSVAMPVKRSTAKNSFDLNDAEKLQRLEQQKTDKWHVFADGEVILKKGFVNKRKGLFARKRMLLLTTGPRLIYIDPVQMIKKGEIPWSPDLRAEYKNFKIFFVHTPNRTYYLDDPEGYAIHWSEAIESMRKLTYGDPSSTSAVSCSSGSSNSLAVISNSFAASSSNSPTVRRSSPVNAPQASTASDNRTLGSTRTGTSPSKKTASK, encoded by the exons atgcCGGCTATGGCCAAGGAAAAAGCATCAGCAACAGTGTCCTTGGGCGAGTCGAATTTCAGAGATATCAACCTAAAAGACTTGGCCGTGGTCGTCGAAGCGGCGTCGCGGCTGCACCACCAGCAAAACGTATGCGGCTGCGGAGCGGTATCGGCcactgaaaacaacaacaacagtcgCTACGGCAGCAGCAAGTATCTGACAAACG GCCATACGTCGCCTTTGGCGGCAGCGGTTGCTAGCAACAGTTCGTCGGTGGCCACGACACCGCATTGCAGAATGTTGCACAACTGCAGTCTGCAGCAGTACCAGAATGACATAAGACAGCAGACGGAGATATTGGACATGttgcggcagcagcatcagcagggCTACCAgacgcagcaacagcaacaacagccgcagcagcagcaacaacaaccgcagcagcaggagcaaccgcagcagcagcaacagctacaGAATCCTGCGCCCAGGAGGTCTCCGAATGATTTCATTTTCGGTCGTTACATAGGCGAGGGCAGCTATAGCGTAGTTTATCTGGCCGTGGACATACACTCTCGCCGCGAGTATGCAA TTAAAGTATGCGAGAAGCGGCTGATACTGCGCGAACGAAAGCAGGACTACATCAAGCGTGAACGCGAGGTGATGCACCAGATGACCAACGTTCCCGGCTTCGTAAACCTATCGTGCACCTTCCAGGACCAACGTTCCCTTTACTTTGTGATGACGTACGCACGAAAGGGAGACATGTTGCCATACATCAACCGCGTGGGCAGCTTCGACGTGGCCTGCACGCGCCACTACGCCGCCGAGCTTCTGCTGGCCTGTGAGCACATGCACCGCCGCAATGTAGTGCACCGCGACCTCAAGCCCGAGAACATTCTGCTCGACGAGGACATGCACACGCTGATCGCCGACTTCGGGTCCGCCAAGGTGATGACGGCTCACGAAAGGGCTCTGGCCACGGAGCACTGTTCGGAGCAACGGCGCAGCCACTCCGATGAAGACGACGAAGACAGCGACCGCCCGGACAACGAAGACGAAGACTTATACGATCGCGACTCAGAGGAGTTGGACGACGGCGACGacgaacagcagcaggaagAAATGGACTCCCCGCGCCATCGTCAAAGGCGTTACAACCGTCACCGAAAGGCAAGCTTTGTGGGCACTGCCCAATACGTTTCACCGGAAGTGCTCCAAAACGGACCTATAACTCCGGCGGCGGACCTGTGGGCACTGGGATGTATAGTTTACCAGATGATCGCCGGCTTACCGCCATTCCGTGGCAGCAACGATTATGTCATTTTTAAAGAGATCCTTGACTGCGCCGTGGACTTCCCGCAAGGCTTTGATAAGGACGCCGAGGACCTGGTGCGTAAGCTGCTCCGTGTCGATCCGCGAGACCGCCTGGGTGCTCAGGACGAGTTTGGATATTACGAAACCATTCGGGCGCACCCGTTCTTCGCCGGCATCGACTGGCAGACGCTTCGTCAACAAACCCCTCCCCCTATCTACCCCTACTTACCGGGCGTAAGTCAGGATGAGGACTTCAGGTCCAGCTATACTGTGCCCGGGGACTTGGAGCCTGGCCTTGACGAACGGCAGATATCGCGACTGCTTAGTGCAGAATACGGCGTTGGCAGCAGCGTGGCCATGCCCGTCAAGCGATCGACCGCAAAGA ACTCTTTCGACCTGAACGATGCCGAGAAGCTGCAGCGTCTCGAGCAACAAAAGACTGACAAGTGGCACGTTTTTGCTGACGGCGAAGTGATCCTCAAGAAGGGGTTTGTCAACAAGCGCAAGGGTCTGTTTGCCCGCAAGCGAATGCTCCTGCTGACCACGGGACCGAGACTCATCTATATCGATCCCGTGCAAATGATAAAAAAAGGCGAAATTCCGTGGAGCCCAGATCTGCGAGCGGAGTACAAAaacttcaaaatattttttgtccATACG CCAAATCGAACCTATTACCTGGATGATCCCGAAGGCTATGCTATCCACTGGTCGGAAGCCATTGAGAGCATGCGCAAGTTGACCTACGGAGATCCCTCCTCCACGTCTGCAGTGTCTTGctccagcggcagcagtaATAGCCTGGCTGTCATCTCAAATTCATTCGCCGCCTCCTCAAGCAATTCGCCCACGGTGAGACGCAGTTCACCAGTAAACGCTCCTCAAGCTTCGACGGCGTCCGACAACCGGACGTTGGGTAGCACCAGAACGGGGACGTCACCGAGCAAGAAGACGGCGTCCAAGTAA
- the LOC6736193 gene encoding 3-phosphoinositide-dependent protein kinase 1 isoform X1: MKCKSWSNKINNYVVRKIKSIKINGTQQQLPLPGSGASGIAAAAVISVASDCGSNCSSNGTEHQQHFNIATTTATSATAATMPAMAKEKASATVSLGESNFRDINLKDLAVVVEAASRLHHQQNVCGCGAVSATENNNNSRYGSSKYLTNGHTSPLAAAVASNSSSVATTPHCRMLHNCSLQQYQNDIRQQTEILDMLRQQHQQGYQTQQQQQQPQQQQQQPQQQEQPQQQQQLQNPAPRRSPNDFIFGRYIGEGSYSVVYLAVDIHSRREYAIKVCEKRLILRERKQDYIKREREVMHQMTNVPGFVNLSCTFQDQRSLYFVMTYARKGDMLPYINRVGSFDVACTRHYAAELLLACEHMHRRNVVHRDLKPENILLDEDMHTLIADFGSAKVMTAHERALATEHCSEQRRSHSDEDDEDSDRPDNEDEDLYDRDSEELDDGDDEQQQEEMDSPRHRQRRYNRHRKASFVGTAQYVSPEVLQNGPITPAADLWALGCIVYQMIAGLPPFRGSNDYVIFKEILDCAVDFPQGFDKDAEDLVRKLLRVDPRDRLGAQDEFGYYETIRAHPFFAGIDWQTLRQQTPPPIYPYLPGVSQDEDFRSSYTVPGDLEPGLDERQISRLLSAEYGVGSSVAMPVKRSTAKNSFDLNDAEKLQRLEQQKTDKWHVFADGEVILKKGFVNKRKGLFARKRMLLLTTGPRLIYIDPVQMIKKGEIPWSPDLRAEYKNFKIFFVHTPNRTYYLDDPEGYAIHWSEAIESMRKLTYGDPSSTSAVSCSSGSSNSLAVISNSFAASSSNSPTVRRSSPVNAPQASTASDNRTLGSTRTGTSPSKKTASK, encoded by the exons ATGAAATGTAAAAGCTGGTCCAACAAAATTAACAACTACGTTGTGCGCAAAATAAAGTCTATCAAG ATTAACGGtacacagcagcagctcccATTGCCAGGCAGCGGCGCCAGCGGAATAGCAGCGGCAGCCGTAATCTCGGTAGCATCGGATTGCGGCAGTAACTGCAGCAGTAACGGCACCGAGCATCAGCAGCACTTCAACATTGCTACCACCACAGCAACTTCGgcgacagcggcaacaatgcCGGCTATGGCCAAGGAAAAAGCATCAGCAACAGTGTCCTTGGGCGAGTCGAATTTCAGAGATATCAACCTAAAAGACTTGGCCGTGGTCGTCGAAGCGGCGTCGCGGCTGCACCACCAGCAAAACGTATGCGGCTGCGGAGCGGTATCGGCcactgaaaacaacaacaacagtcgCTACGGCAGCAGCAAGTATCTGACAAACG GCCATACGTCGCCTTTGGCGGCAGCGGTTGCTAGCAACAGTTCGTCGGTGGCCACGACACCGCATTGCAGAATGTTGCACAACTGCAGTCTGCAGCAGTACCAGAATGACATAAGACAGCAGACGGAGATATTGGACATGttgcggcagcagcatcagcagggCTACCAgacgcagcaacagcaacaacagccgcagcagcagcaacaacaaccgcagcagcaggagcaaccgcagcagcagcaacagctacaGAATCCTGCGCCCAGGAGGTCTCCGAATGATTTCATTTTCGGTCGTTACATAGGCGAGGGCAGCTATAGCGTAGTTTATCTGGCCGTGGACATACACTCTCGCCGCGAGTATGCAA TTAAAGTATGCGAGAAGCGGCTGATACTGCGCGAACGAAAGCAGGACTACATCAAGCGTGAACGCGAGGTGATGCACCAGATGACCAACGTTCCCGGCTTCGTAAACCTATCGTGCACCTTCCAGGACCAACGTTCCCTTTACTTTGTGATGACGTACGCACGAAAGGGAGACATGTTGCCATACATCAACCGCGTGGGCAGCTTCGACGTGGCCTGCACGCGCCACTACGCCGCCGAGCTTCTGCTGGCCTGTGAGCACATGCACCGCCGCAATGTAGTGCACCGCGACCTCAAGCCCGAGAACATTCTGCTCGACGAGGACATGCACACGCTGATCGCCGACTTCGGGTCCGCCAAGGTGATGACGGCTCACGAAAGGGCTCTGGCCACGGAGCACTGTTCGGAGCAACGGCGCAGCCACTCCGATGAAGACGACGAAGACAGCGACCGCCCGGACAACGAAGACGAAGACTTATACGATCGCGACTCAGAGGAGTTGGACGACGGCGACGacgaacagcagcaggaagAAATGGACTCCCCGCGCCATCGTCAAAGGCGTTACAACCGTCACCGAAAGGCAAGCTTTGTGGGCACTGCCCAATACGTTTCACCGGAAGTGCTCCAAAACGGACCTATAACTCCGGCGGCGGACCTGTGGGCACTGGGATGTATAGTTTACCAGATGATCGCCGGCTTACCGCCATTCCGTGGCAGCAACGATTATGTCATTTTTAAAGAGATCCTTGACTGCGCCGTGGACTTCCCGCAAGGCTTTGATAAGGACGCCGAGGACCTGGTGCGTAAGCTGCTCCGTGTCGATCCGCGAGACCGCCTGGGTGCTCAGGACGAGTTTGGATATTACGAAACCATTCGGGCGCACCCGTTCTTCGCCGGCATCGACTGGCAGACGCTTCGTCAACAAACCCCTCCCCCTATCTACCCCTACTTACCGGGCGTAAGTCAGGATGAGGACTTCAGGTCCAGCTATACTGTGCCCGGGGACTTGGAGCCTGGCCTTGACGAACGGCAGATATCGCGACTGCTTAGTGCAGAATACGGCGTTGGCAGCAGCGTGGCCATGCCCGTCAAGCGATCGACCGCAAAGA ACTCTTTCGACCTGAACGATGCCGAGAAGCTGCAGCGTCTCGAGCAACAAAAGACTGACAAGTGGCACGTTTTTGCTGACGGCGAAGTGATCCTCAAGAAGGGGTTTGTCAACAAGCGCAAGGGTCTGTTTGCCCGCAAGCGAATGCTCCTGCTGACCACGGGACCGAGACTCATCTATATCGATCCCGTGCAAATGATAAAAAAAGGCGAAATTCCGTGGAGCCCAGATCTGCGAGCGGAGTACAAAaacttcaaaatattttttgtccATACG CCAAATCGAACCTATTACCTGGATGATCCCGAAGGCTATGCTATCCACTGGTCGGAAGCCATTGAGAGCATGCGCAAGTTGACCTACGGAGATCCCTCCTCCACGTCTGCAGTGTCTTGctccagcggcagcagtaATAGCCTGGCTGTCATCTCAAATTCATTCGCCGCCTCCTCAAGCAATTCGCCCACGGTGAGACGCAGTTCACCAGTAAACGCTCCTCAAGCTTCGACGGCGTCCGACAACCGGACGTTGGGTAGCACCAGAACGGGGACGTCACCGAGCAAGAAGACGGCGTCCAAGTAA